A genomic region of Nostoc sp. UHCC 0702 contains the following coding sequences:
- a CDS encoding NAD(P)/FAD-dependent oxidoreductase, with amino-acid sequence MVDRLENKPPHQVVIVGGGFGGLYTAKALAKASVEVTLIDKRNFHLFQPLLYQVATGTLSPANISSPLRAILSKSKNTKVLLGEVSDIDPEAQKVILGDEAVPYDTLIVATGAKHSYFGKDDWEEFAPGLKTVEDAIEMRRRIFTAFEAAEKETDLEKRRAWLTFVIVGGGPTGVELAGAIAELAYQTLKEDFRNIDTSETRILLLEGMDRILPPFAPELSQAAEDSLKQLGVVVQTKTLVTNIDNDIVTIKQGDAVREIAAKTILWAAGVKASPMGRVLAERTGVECDRAGRIIVEPDLSIKGHANIFVIGDLANFSHQNGKPLPGVAPVATQQGEYVASLIQQRLQGNILPQFAYSDRGSLAMIGQNSAVVDLGFIKLKGFFAWLFWLLIHIYFLIEFDNKLIVMIQWAWNYITRNRGARLITGQESLSQVQTDNINGYYRPAENRQPINV; translated from the coding sequence ATGGTAGATAGACTTGAGAATAAACCACCCCATCAGGTTGTAATTGTTGGTGGTGGCTTTGGTGGACTGTATACTGCAAAGGCACTTGCGAAAGCCTCAGTAGAGGTTACTCTCATCGATAAACGTAACTTTCACCTATTTCAACCACTTTTGTACCAAGTTGCCACAGGTACGCTATCACCTGCCAATATTTCTTCACCCTTGCGAGCAATACTGAGTAAGAGCAAGAATACGAAAGTATTGTTAGGCGAAGTGAGTGATATTGATCCAGAAGCACAAAAAGTCATCTTGGGCGATGAAGCAGTACCATACGATACGTTAATTGTCGCCACAGGTGCAAAGCATTCCTATTTTGGTAAAGATGATTGGGAAGAATTTGCCCCTGGTTTGAAAACTGTAGAAGATGCTATAGAAATGCGTCGGCGGATTTTTACAGCATTTGAAGCAGCAGAAAAAGAAACTGATTTAGAAAAACGCCGTGCTTGGTTAACGTTTGTGATTGTGGGTGGTGGCCCTACTGGAGTAGAATTAGCGGGTGCGATCGCAGAACTAGCATACCAAACTCTCAAAGAAGATTTCCGCAACATCGACACCTCAGAAACCAGAATTTTACTTTTAGAAGGCATGGATCGTATCTTGCCACCTTTTGCACCAGAGTTATCACAAGCAGCAGAAGACTCTCTCAAGCAGTTGGGTGTGGTTGTGCAGACAAAGACCTTGGTAACAAATATTGACAATGATATTGTTACCATCAAACAAGGAGATGCAGTCAGAGAAATTGCTGCAAAAACGATATTATGGGCAGCAGGTGTGAAAGCTTCACCAATGGGGAGAGTCTTAGCAGAACGCACTGGTGTAGAATGCGATCGCGCCGGACGAATCATTGTCGAACCCGACTTGAGTATCAAGGGACATGCTAATATCTTTGTAATTGGTGACTTAGCAAACTTTTCCCATCAAAATGGCAAACCTTTACCTGGTGTTGCACCCGTAGCAACGCAGCAAGGAGAATATGTAGCGTCACTAATTCAACAGCGGCTTCAAGGTAACATATTGCCACAATTTGCTTACAGCGATCGGGGTAGTTTAGCCATGATTGGGCAAAATTCTGCCGTTGTAGATTTAGGTTTTATCAAACTCAAAGGTTTCTTTGCATGGCTATTTTGGCTATTGATTCACATCTACTTTTTAATTGAATTTGACAACAAATTAATCGTGATGATTCAATGGGCATGGAACTATATCACCCGCAATCGTGGAGCCAGATTAATTACAGGTCAAGAATCGCTGTCACAAGTACAAACCGATAATATTAATGGTTATTACAGACCAGCAGAAAATAGACAACCAATTAATGTGTAA
- a CDS encoding response regulator — MKAKILVIEDESIIACDIKACLENSGYTVPAVIAYGEQAIEKVTEHHPDLVLIDIMLKGDMNGIEAAQEIINCFKIPVVYLTAYSDQNILRRAKNTQPFGYIIKPFKENQLISTIEIALNKHQTELLMCEALEKEKQTRNIESCFVSMVSHEFRNPLSNIFNYTELLVNYSHQLTEDKKQEYIYEIQNAVKNLDSLLSDVLLIGKSEVGRDSFNPSPLDLENFCKDLVSEIQFSVDDNYKIIFSMQGLCTIKDDTNTVQNSQLTTKYRLPGLDKKLLRHILSNLLSNAIKYSPQGSTVRFDLLCVQGEAIFRIQDEGIGIPEADQENLFNSFHRGSNVGKIPGHGLGLTIVKHYVDLHGGQITYASKAGMGTTFIVSLPFQNN; from the coding sequence ATGAAAGCAAAAATACTGGTTATTGAAGACGAAAGTATTATTGCTTGTGACATTAAAGCTTGTCTCGAAAATTCAGGATACACTGTTCCTGCTGTGATTGCATATGGAGAACAAGCAATTGAAAAGGTGACAGAACATCACCCAGATTTAGTATTAATAGACATAATGCTAAAAGGTGATATGAACGGTATAGAAGCTGCCCAAGAAATTATAAATTGCTTCAAAATACCAGTAGTTTATTTGACTGCTTATTCTGATCAAAATATACTACGAAGAGCAAAAAATACACAACCGTTTGGCTATATAATTAAACCATTTAAAGAAAATCAATTAATTAGCACTATTGAAATTGCTCTCAATAAGCATCAGACAGAATTGTTAATGTGCGAAGCTCTAGAAAAAGAAAAACAAACCAGAAATATTGAGTCCTGTTTTGTTTCAATGGTTAGCCATGAGTTTCGTAATCCGTTAAGTAATATTTTTAATTATACAGAATTATTAGTCAATTACAGTCATCAATTAACTGAAGATAAGAAACAAGAATATATCTATGAAATTCAAAATGCTGTGAAAAATTTAGATAGTTTATTAAGTGATGTTTTACTAATTGGCAAATCCGAAGTTGGTAGAGATTCTTTCAATCCATCACCATTAGACTTGGAGAATTTTTGTAAAGATTTAGTCTCAGAAATACAATTTAGTGTAGATGATAATTACAAAATCATCTTTTCTATGCAGGGACTTTGTACAATCAAAGACGATACTAATACTGTACAAAATTCGCAACTAACTACAAAATACAGATTACCTGGCTTGGATAAAAAACTACTGCGTCATATTCTCAGCAATTTACTATCTAACGCAATTAAATATTCGCCCCAAGGTAGCACAGTGCGTTTTGACTTATTGTGTGTACAGGGAGAAGCCATTTTCCGCATTCAAGATGAGGGTATTGGAATTCCGGAAGCTGATCAAGAAAATTTATTTAACTCATTTCACAGAGGTAGCAATGTCGGCAAAATTCCAGGACATGGTTTAGGACTGACAATTGTCAAACACTATGTAGATTTACATGGAGGACAAATTACTTATGCCAGCAAAGCGGGAATGGGTACAACATTTATTGTTAGCTTGCCATTTCAAAATAATTAA
- a CDS encoding PAS domain-containing protein yields the protein MPVLDYINQDSTLTFTPETRLVEVAILMGQLANNIDLEQKSLIALGSGNWQTFNSYHVEMDAKKKITSSTYLPVVQETAKTDDFTPVDCIFIVDKMQLLGILTLADMKQLVASKINLSIIKIAEVMRKPIITLQPNFDINSTMQLMRQYSLYHLPMVNDMGQLLGIVTPESITTALQKELSNTSNQLQREIAQRCSLELALKKAKNKLEKPKITANKQTQLLQVSEDRYIRAINAGKIGIWEWNIQNNEIYINPYLSAMLGYQEQENYRYIDDWLQFVHPDDIESVKLAIKSYLEGLISKYEIKYRMQHKNGSYVWLFSRGTVICDAKGKPCLMSGINTDITADKQVEDQLNTSLEEKEVLLQEIHHRVKNNFQIISSLLSLKARYINDQQASDILKDSQNRIMAIAMLHNNMSKTYNLSLIDFCDYINKLTTNLISSYGIERNIQIHLNVDQVLLKTDIAIHCGLIINELVSNAIIHAFSCRKEGNIYVSFCRLEQGKFTLNISDDGTGFPECIKLPQKQSLGLQIVWSLVEQLEGKITFNSNKLGSLFTIKFVMPNSGKNNESKNTGY from the coding sequence ATGCCCGTTTTAGATTATATAAACCAAGATTCTACACTGACATTTACTCCAGAAACTCGATTGGTAGAAGTTGCCATTTTAATGGGACAACTTGCTAATAATATTGACTTAGAACAAAAATCATTGATAGCTTTAGGTTCCGGTAACTGGCAAACATTTAACTCTTATCATGTTGAGATGGATGCCAAAAAAAAGATTACTTCTTCAACATATCTTCCCGTTGTTCAAGAAACTGCAAAAACTGACGATTTTACGCCTGTTGATTGTATCTTCATCGTAGATAAAATGCAGTTGTTAGGCATATTGACGCTTGCAGATATGAAACAATTAGTTGCTTCTAAAATTAATTTGTCAATTATCAAGATTGCAGAAGTGATGAGAAAGCCTATAATCACCTTGCAGCCAAATTTTGATATTAATTCAACAATGCAACTTATGCGACAGTATAGCTTATATCATTTACCAATGGTAAATGATATGGGGCAGTTGTTAGGAATTGTGACACCAGAAAGCATCACAACAGCATTACAAAAGGAATTATCAAATACTAGCAACCAGTTACAACGTGAAATTGCACAACGTTGCTCATTAGAACTGGCGTTAAAAAAAGCTAAAAATAAGTTAGAAAAACCAAAGATTACTGCAAATAAGCAGACACAATTATTGCAAGTAAGTGAAGACCGATATATACGAGCCATCAATGCAGGCAAAATAGGCATATGGGAATGGAACATCCAAAACAACGAAATATATATAAATCCTTACTTATCAGCCATGCTTGGCTATCAAGAACAGGAAAATTATAGATACATTGATGATTGGTTGCAATTTGTTCACCCTGATGATATTGAATCAGTCAAATTAGCAATTAAATCCTATTTAGAAGGATTAATCTCAAAATATGAAATAAAATATCGAATGCAACATAAAAATGGTAGTTATGTATGGTTATTCAGTCGTGGTACAGTTATATGCGATGCCAAGGGAAAACCTTGTTTAATGTCTGGGATAAATACCGATATTACCGCTGATAAACAAGTAGAGGATCAGTTGAATACATCTTTGGAAGAAAAAGAAGTATTATTACAAGAAATTCACCATCGGGTCAAAAATAATTTCCAGATTATTTCGAGTTTGTTAAGTTTAAAAGCTAGATATATTAATGATCAACAAGCTAGTGATATTTTAAAAGATAGCCAAAACCGTATTATGGCTATAGCAATGCTTCATAACAATATGTCTAAAACATATAATTTATCGTTGATTGATTTTTGTGATTATATTAATAAATTAACTACTAATTTAATAAGTTCTTATGGAATTGAGCGCAATATCCAAATACATTTGAACGTTGATCAAGTTTTATTAAAAACTGATATTGCTATTCACTGTGGTTTAATTATCAATGAATTGGTATCTAATGCCATAATACATGCATTTTCTTGTAGGAAGGAAGGCAATATTTATGTAAGTTTTTGCAGATTAGAACAAGGTAAATTTACACTAAATATTAGTGATGATGGAACGGGTTTTCCAGAATGTATAAAATTACCTCAAAAGCAATCACTGGGCTTACAAATAGTCTGGAGCTTGGTTGAGCAATTAGAAGGTAAAATTACATTTAATAGTAACAAGTTAGGAAGCTTATTTACAATTAAATTCGTCATGCCAAACTCGGGGAAAAACAATGAAAGCAAAAATACTGGTTATTGA
- a CDS encoding FAD-binding oxidoreductase produces MNAIASSLASTVGEENVVCLWENLELSQQKHIQQAIASTNPPSCIVYPRTTEQLAAVIAASYRDHWRVLPCGSGSKLTWGGLAKGVDVVVSTERINQLVEHAVGDLTVTVEAGMKFSRLQGILAASRQFLALDPTAVESATIGGIVATGDTGSLRQRYGGVRDQLLGITFVRADGQIAKAGGRVVKNVAGYDLMKLFTGSYGTLGIISQVTFRVYPLPELSGTVVLTGTAEAISQAAQTLRGSALTPTQADLLSTQLISSLGLGQGLGLIARFQSISESVQEQSNRLLAVGEKLGLAGAIYSGEDEANLWQRLEERMHSPATESEITCKIGVLPTAAVEVLTQTKMGLIHITSGLGWLRFEGQNQVLAMRDRCEKNGGFLTVLEAPITVKQQIDVWGYKGNALQLMRGIKEEFDSKSILSPGRFVGGI; encoded by the coding sequence ATGAATGCCATCGCTTCTAGTCTTGCATCTACCGTCGGCGAAGAAAATGTTGTCTGTCTTTGGGAAAACCTCGAACTCAGTCAGCAAAAACATATTCAACAAGCGATCGCTTCCACAAACCCTCCCAGTTGTATTGTCTATCCGCGTACTACTGAACAACTAGCGGCTGTCATCGCAGCCAGTTACCGTGATCACTGGCGCGTTCTACCCTGTGGTAGTGGTAGTAAACTCACCTGGGGTGGTTTAGCCAAAGGTGTTGATGTCGTAGTCAGTACAGAACGTATCAATCAACTAGTTGAACACGCTGTTGGTGATTTAACTGTCACCGTAGAAGCTGGGATGAAATTCTCTCGTCTGCAAGGAATTTTGGCAGCCTCCCGCCAATTTCTGGCCCTTGATCCTACAGCAGTTGAATCAGCAACCATTGGTGGTATTGTTGCCACAGGTGATACAGGTTCTCTGCGACAACGCTATGGCGGTGTGCGAGATCAGCTTTTAGGTATTACTTTTGTGCGTGCTGATGGACAAATTGCCAAAGCTGGGGGACGAGTCGTGAAAAATGTTGCCGGATACGACTTGATGAAGTTGTTTACTGGTTCATATGGCACATTAGGGATTATTAGTCAAGTTACTTTCCGAGTTTATCCATTACCAGAATTATCGGGTACGGTGGTGCTGACTGGCACAGCAGAAGCTATATCCCAAGCTGCCCAAACTCTGCGAGGTTCTGCATTAACACCAACTCAGGCTGATTTGCTTTCAACTCAACTAATTTCTAGCTTAGGTTTGGGTCAAGGACTAGGATTAATTGCTCGTTTCCAAAGTATTAGTGAAAGTGTTCAAGAACAATCAAACCGACTTTTAGCAGTAGGGGAAAAGTTGGGCTTAGCTGGGGCAATTTATTCGGGTGAAGATGAAGCTAATTTATGGCAGAGATTAGAAGAACGAATGCATTCTCCTGCCACAGAATCAGAAATTACTTGCAAAATAGGAGTGTTACCTACTGCTGCTGTGGAGGTTTTGACTCAAACAAAAATGGGTTTGATTCACATTACTAGTGGTTTAGGGTGGTTGCGGTTTGAGGGACAAAATCAGGTTTTAGCAATGCGCGATCGCTGTGAAAAAAATGGTGGATTTTTAACAGTTCTAGAAGCACCCATTACAGTTAAACAACAAATAGATGTTTGGGGTTACAAGGGCAATGCTTTACAGTTGATGCGCGGCATTAAAGAAGAGTTTGATAGCAAGAGTATTTTAAGTCCTGGTCGTTTTGTGGGTGGAATTTAG
- a CDS encoding (Fe-S)-binding protein, whose product MQVSENSVNNTASIKNLKGFDANHPPDPKLIDSCVHCGFCLSTCPSYRVIGKEMDSPRGRIYLMDAINEGEIALNTATTQHFDSCLGCLACVTTCPSGVQYDKLISATRHQVERNYPRSLPDKVFRKLIFSLFPYPNLLRVLLVPVLIYQKLGFSKFFRATGLLNKISPRLAAIESILPEVTFKSFQSNLPTVIPAQDKKRYRVGVILGCVQRLFFSPINEATVRVLTANGCEVVIPRSQGCCAALPEHQGQTEQAKALARQMIDSFANTDVDFVIINAAGCGHTLKEYGHILQDDPEYRQKAKDFAAKVRDAQEFLATVGLTTQLSSLTDKPLNLVYQDACHLLHGQKISVQPRQLLRQIPDVKLKEPIDAALCCGSAGVYNMLEPEVAEELGKQKVQNLLNTGANLIASPNPGCTLQITKHLQLQGKEISVMHPMELLDYSIRGVKLEL is encoded by the coding sequence ATGCAAGTTTCAGAAAATTCTGTTAATAATACAGCTAGTATCAAAAATTTGAAAGGATTTGATGCTAATCATCCACCTGATCCAAAGTTGATTGATAGTTGTGTGCATTGTGGATTTTGTCTTTCAACTTGTCCTAGTTATCGGGTGATTGGCAAGGAGATGGATTCCCCTAGGGGACGCATCTATTTAATGGATGCAATTAATGAGGGTGAAATTGCTCTGAATACGGCAACAACGCAACATTTTGATTCTTGTTTGGGGTGTCTGGCTTGTGTGACAACTTGTCCTTCTGGCGTGCAGTATGACAAATTAATTTCTGCAACTCGTCACCAAGTAGAACGAAATTATCCTCGGAGTTTGCCAGATAAAGTTTTTCGTAAACTGATATTTTCTCTGTTTCCTTATCCCAACCTTTTACGAGTTTTATTGGTTCCAGTATTAATTTATCAAAAGTTGGGTTTTTCTAAGTTCTTTCGCGCAACGGGTTTACTTAATAAAATATCGCCTCGTTTGGCAGCAATCGAATCAATTTTACCAGAGGTAACTTTCAAATCCTTTCAAAGTAATTTACCTACTGTAATTCCAGCCCAAGATAAAAAGCGCTATCGAGTTGGTGTAATTTTGGGATGTGTACAACGGCTGTTTTTTTCACCAATAAATGAAGCGACGGTGAGGGTTTTAACAGCAAATGGTTGTGAAGTTGTGATTCCGCGATCGCAAGGTTGCTGTGCAGCCCTTCCCGAACACCAAGGACAAACAGAACAAGCGAAAGCTTTAGCTAGGCAAATGATTGATAGTTTTGCAAATACTGATGTAGATTTTGTCATTATCAATGCTGCCGGTTGTGGTCATACATTGAAAGAATACGGTCACATTTTACAAGATGACCCAGAATATCGGCAAAAAGCAAAGGATTTTGCTGCTAAGGTCAGAGATGCTCAAGAATTTTTAGCAACAGTTGGGTTAACAACGCAACTATCATCATTGACAGATAAACCTTTAAATTTAGTTTATCAAGATGCTTGTCATTTATTGCATGGACAAAAGATTAGTGTGCAGCCACGTCAGTTGTTGCGACAAATTCCAGATGTGAAACTAAAAGAACCCATAGACGCAGCTTTGTGTTGTGGTAGCGCTGGAGTTTATAATATGCTGGAGCCAGAAGTAGCTGAGGAATTAGGTAAGCAAAAAGTACAGAACTTGCTGAATACAGGTGCTAATTTAATTGCTTCTCCTAATCCAGGTTGTACATTGCAAATTACCAAGCATTTGCAATTGCAAGGTAAGGAAATTTCAGTGATGCACCCGATGGAGTTATTGGATTATTCGATTCGGGGTGTGAAGTTGGAATTGTAG
- a CDS encoding GlsB/YeaQ/YmgE family stress response membrane protein — MSNIIAWLVLGLIAGALAKALYPGHQGGGIFATIGLGILGALIGGYLGQVLLGSGAAAAASAGSLSIGGIIFAVLGAMLLIFLWGLFTRRAV; from the coding sequence ATGAGTAACATTATCGCTTGGTTAGTTTTAGGTTTAATCGCAGGTGCATTGGCTAAAGCATTGTATCCTGGACACCAAGGTGGTGGTATTTTTGCCACTATTGGATTAGGAATTTTGGGAGCATTAATAGGTGGTTATCTTGGTCAGGTTTTGTTAGGTAGTGGTGCAGCGGCGGCAGCATCAGCAGGTTCTTTGTCTATTGGAGGTATTATCTTTGCTGTTCTTGGTGCTATGTTACTAATTTTTCTTTGGGGTTTATTCACTAGACGTGCTGTCTAA
- a CDS encoding CsbD family protein, whose translation MSLENRAEAVAKNIEGKIQEVIGEVTGNPNDKAEGQAKQIEAQVIHTGENIKDEVKKALQ comes from the coding sequence ATGAGCCTTGAAAATAGAGCAGAAGCTGTAGCCAAAAATATCGAAGGTAAAATTCAAGAAGTAATTGGTGAGGTTACTGGCAACCCAAATGACAAAGCTGAAGGACAAGCCAAGCAAATAGAAGCTCAGGTGATTCACACTGGCGAAAATATCAAAGATGAAGTGAAAAAGGCTCTGCAATAA
- a CDS encoding hybrid sensor histidine kinase/response regulator has product MNSQKNAIKDRILVVDDVYDNLLLLATILQEEDYEIQLLEDSKTALSIVEDFRPDLILLDVMMPGLDGYEFTHRVRQNKTLPYIPILLITAHVQSSVVEGLDAGADDFIRKPFDPDELQARVRSLLRLKHSIDERDHMASLREDFVSRFTHDLRTPLVAANRVLKLMREGMFCSVTPELIEIVNTMMGSNTDLLAMVNTLLEIYRHEAGSKQLNVSQFNIQELVSEVTQQLKPLAEEKGLELKFNLAENITEKKDIKSNIITGDRVELRRVLTNIIGNAIKFTGKGGIDVDLNIAENNVLIAIQDTGPGISQQDQVMLFERFRPGKHQGSGSGLGLYLSRYIIEAHQGSIEVKSEVGRGSTFTISLPIVNLIDLEVKV; this is encoded by the coding sequence ATGAACTCCCAAAAAAACGCTATAAAAGACAGAATTTTGGTTGTTGATGATGTTTACGACAATTTACTACTCTTGGCTACAATTTTACAAGAAGAAGATTATGAAATTCAATTATTGGAAGATAGTAAAACTGCTTTGAGTATAGTTGAGGATTTTCGACCAGATTTAATACTTTTAGATGTGATGATGCCTGGATTAGATGGTTATGAATTCACTCATCGTGTGCGGCAAAACAAGACGCTACCATACATTCCTATTTTGCTGATTACTGCTCATGTTCAGTCTAGTGTGGTTGAAGGACTTGATGCGGGTGCTGATGATTTTATTCGTAAACCATTTGACCCAGATGAACTACAAGCACGAGTGCGATCGCTATTGCGTCTCAAACATAGTATAGACGAACGCGACCACATGGCTAGCCTGCGAGAAGATTTTGTTTCGCGGTTCACTCATGATTTGCGGACACCTCTTGTGGCTGCAAATAGAGTATTAAAATTAATGCGAGAAGGAATGTTTTGTTCTGTGACACCAGAATTAATCGAAATAGTTAATACAATGATGGGTAGCAATACTGATTTACTAGCGATGGTGAATACATTGTTAGAAATTTACAGACATGAAGCTGGCAGTAAACAATTAAATGTTTCTCAATTTAATATTCAAGAATTAGTTAGCGAAGTTACTCAACAATTAAAACCACTGGCTGAAGAAAAAGGGCTAGAATTAAAATTTAATTTAGCAGAAAATATAACTGAAAAAAAAGACATAAAAAGCAATATAATAACGGGCGATCGCGTAGAATTGCGGCGAGTTTTGACAAATATTATAGGTAATGCAATTAAATTCACAGGAAAAGGCGGTATTGATGTTGACTTGAATATAGCTGAAAATAATGTGCTGATTGCAATTCAAGATACGGGCCCAGGAATTTCTCAACAAGACCAAGTTATGTTATTTGAGCGTTTTCGCCCTGGAAAACATCAGGGTTCAGGCAGTGGTTTAGGACTATATCTATCTCGTTATATTATCGAAGCACATCAAGGTTCAATTGAAGTAAAATCTGAAGTAGGGCGCGGAAGTACATTTACTATAAGTTTACCCATAGTAAATCTAATTGATTTAGAAGTAAAAGTATAA
- a CDS encoding response regulator transcription factor: protein MSEIKVLVIEDHNLTRIGLRAALQTEAEIKIVGEAANATDGLQLLKKLKPDVATIDIGLPDMDGIELTRRYRQYQQESPEYTTKLLILTMQNSEEAVLAAFGAGADSYCMKDIESDKLVEAVKITYTGSPWIDPAIADVVLRQVRQDNVSGGISTKRVMIGGLDPELEKTIEHSSLTHREMEVLELIVAGCDNAEIANKLYLTVGTVKTHVRGILGKLCVADRTQAAVRALRAGLVQ, encoded by the coding sequence ATGAGTGAGATTAAGGTTCTTGTGATTGAAGACCACAACCTTACCAGAATAGGCTTAAGGGCTGCTTTACAAACCGAGGCAGAAATCAAAATTGTTGGCGAAGCCGCCAATGCAACGGATGGATTGCAACTTCTCAAGAAGCTTAAGCCCGATGTAGCGACCATTGATATTGGTTTGCCCGACATGGATGGTATCGAACTGACACGTAGGTACAGGCAATACCAACAAGAAAGCCCAGAATACACAACAAAACTACTAATTTTAACCATGCAGAACAGTGAAGAAGCTGTATTAGCTGCCTTTGGGGCAGGAGCAGATTCTTACTGCATGAAGGATATTGAAAGTGACAAATTAGTGGAAGCGGTAAAAATTACTTATACAGGTAGTCCGTGGATTGACCCAGCAATTGCAGATGTTGTACTACGACAAGTACGGCAAGACAATGTTAGTGGAGGAATCAGTACAAAAAGGGTGATGATTGGGGGTCTTGACCCAGAACTTGAGAAAACAATAGAACATTCTTCCTTGACTCACCGGGAAATGGAAGTTTTAGAGTTGATTGTTGCTGGATGCGACAATGCAGAAATTGCAAACAAACTTTACTTGACTGTAGGTACTGTCAAAACTCATGTTCGCGGTATTCTGGGTAAACTCTGTGTTGCTGACCGTACCCAAGCTGCCGTCCGCGCTTTGCGTGCTGGTTTAGTACAGTAA
- the menB gene encoding 1,4-dihydroxy-2-naphthoyl-CoA synthase: MQINWQTAKTYEDILYHKTDGIAKITINRPHKRNAFRPKTVFELYDAFCDAREDTSIGVVLFTGAGPHTDGKYAFCAGGDQSVRGHAGYVDDAGIPRLNVLDLQRLIRSMPKVVIALVAGYAIGGGHVLHLICDLTIAADNAIFGQTGPKVGSFDGGFGASYLARIVGQKKAREIWFLCRQYNAQQAQEMGLINCVVPVEQLEAEGIQWAQEILEKSPIAIRCLKAAFNADCDGQAGLQELAGNATLLYYMTEEGAEGKQAFLEKRSPNFRNYPWLP; this comes from the coding sequence ATGCAAATTAACTGGCAAACCGCCAAAACCTACGAAGATATTCTGTATCACAAAACCGATGGTATCGCCAAAATCACCATCAACCGTCCCCACAAACGCAATGCTTTCCGTCCTAAAACAGTCTTTGAACTGTATGACGCTTTCTGTGATGCCCGTGAAGATACATCTATTGGTGTAGTACTATTTACAGGTGCAGGCCCACACACTGATGGTAAATATGCCTTCTGCGCTGGTGGTGATCAAAGTGTCCGGGGACATGCAGGTTATGTTGATGATGCTGGCATTCCCCGCTTGAATGTGCTGGACTTACAACGCCTGATTCGTTCCATGCCGAAAGTAGTGATTGCTTTGGTAGCTGGGTATGCGATCGGTGGTGGTCACGTCCTACACTTAATTTGTGACCTTACCATCGCCGCTGATAACGCCATTTTTGGCCAGACTGGCCCTAAAGTCGGTAGTTTTGATGGTGGTTTTGGTGCCAGCTACCTCGCCCGCATTGTTGGACAAAAAAAAGCGCGAGAAATTTGGTTTCTTTGCCGCCAGTATAATGCACAACAAGCCCAAGAAATGGGCTTAATTAATTGCGTTGTTCCTGTAGAACAACTAGAAGCAGAAGGCATTCAATGGGCGCAAGAAATTTTAGAAAAAAGTCCCATCGCCATTCGCTGTCTCAAAGCAGCATTCAACGCTGATTGTGATGGACAAGCGGGTTTACAAGAACTTGCCGGAAATGCCACCCTACTCTACTACATGACAGAAGAAGGAGCCGAGGGAAAACAAGCATTTCTCGAAAAACGTTCACCGAATTTTCGTAACTACCCTTGGTTACCTTAA
- a CDS encoding DUF721 domain-containing protein: MSLKSVNDILGVLEQQAKWQEQPFARLLQSWTEVVGAVVAAHTRPLSIQRDVLRVATSSAAWAQNLTFGRQALLLKLNQKLSTRLVDIRFSTAEWRRLPEVVQQSAAILPQEHPSYLGDVSSPSHDGTPTIENANTAFGNWAKKIQARSHGLPVCPQCQCPTPPGELQRWLVCSFCAAKQLSG; this comes from the coding sequence ATGTCGTTAAAATCAGTAAATGATATTTTAGGCGTTCTGGAACAGCAGGCTAAATGGCAAGAGCAGCCATTTGCACGCTTACTCCAGTCTTGGACAGAAGTTGTGGGAGCAGTGGTTGCTGCCCATACTCGACCATTGTCGATTCAGCGTGACGTTTTGCGGGTGGCAACTTCTAGTGCTGCTTGGGCACAGAATCTAACTTTTGGACGCCAGGCTCTACTTTTAAAGTTAAATCAAAAGCTATCTACACGTTTGGTAGATATTCGCTTTTCTACTGCTGAATGGCGGCGTTTGCCAGAGGTAGTTCAGCAATCAGCAGCGATTTTGCCACAGGAGCATCCTAGTTACCTGGGCGATGTCAGTAGTCCCAGCCATGATGGAACGCCGACTATTGAAAACGCTAATACTGCTTTTGGCAACTGGGCAAAGAAAATACAAGCGCGATCGCATGGCTTACCTGTTTGTCCCCAATGTCAATGTCCCACCCCACCCGGTGAACTCCAACGCTGGCTGGTCTGTTCTTTCTGTGCTGCAAAGCAGTTATCGGGATGA